The proteins below are encoded in one region of Limisphaera ngatamarikiensis:
- a CDS encoding restriction endonuclease subunit S: MIDALTPYPAYKDSGVPWLGQVPEHWEVLPGRAVFREINDRGHPDEQMLSVTIKRGVVRQQHLLATSSKKDSSNEDKSTYKLVQPDDLVYNKMRAWQGAVGVSAYRGIVSPAYIVQRLRSAENLPRYMHFLLRTPLFAAEAERWSYGITSDQWSLRAEEFKCVYFSLPPLPEQTAIVRFLDYMDRRVWRVVHARQRHITLLDEYRQALIHQAVTGQIDVRTGKPYPAYKDSGVEWLGQVPEHWEVRRLKTAVDHINEQTSFKTDEDLYIALEHVESWTGRLLLPTGEAQFDSQVKRFRAGDVLFGKLRPYLAKVVRPKQSGVCVGEFFVLRARPVLAPQYLEVALRSAPAIDFINSSTYGAKMPRADWTFVGAMLFPLPPLAEQTAIVEYLDAQTAKIDAAIAALRREIELLREYRERLIADVVTGKVDVREVAARLPEEPQLESELTEIEVPEGNDDDTIASSDVSWET, encoded by the coding sequence ATGATCGACGCGCTGACACCCTACCCCGCCTACAAAGACTCCGGGGTGCCGTGGCTCGGCCAAGTGCCGGAGCATTGGGAGGTGTTGCCGGGACGCGCGGTATTTCGTGAAATCAATGACCGTGGTCACCCTGACGAACAGATGCTGTCGGTAACCATCAAACGCGGCGTAGTCCGTCAGCAGCACTTGCTCGCGACCAGCTCCAAGAAAGACTCCTCGAACGAGGACAAGTCCACCTACAAACTCGTTCAACCGGATGACCTGGTGTACAACAAGATGCGAGCCTGGCAGGGGGCGGTTGGTGTCTCGGCTTACCGTGGAATCGTGAGCCCGGCTTACATCGTCCAGCGGCTAAGAAGCGCCGAGAACTTGCCTCGCTACATGCACTTTCTCCTTCGTACACCCCTATTCGCTGCGGAGGCGGAGCGATGGTCGTATGGCATTACTTCGGATCAGTGGAGTCTGCGGGCAGAGGAATTCAAGTGTGTCTACTTCTCACTTCCCCCCCTCCCCGAACAAACCGCCATCGTCCGTTTCCTCGACTACATGGACCGGCGGGTTTGGCGCGTCGTCCACGCCCGGCAGCGGCACATCACACTGCTCGACGAGTACCGGCAGGCCCTCATCCACCAGGCCGTTACCGGCCAAATCGACGTCCGCACGGGCAAACCCTACCCCGCCTACAAAGACTCCGGCGTCGAGTGGCTCGGCCAAGTGCCGGAGCATTGGGAGGTGCGACGGCTTAAGACAGCAGTCGATCACATAAACGAACAGACGAGTTTCAAGACCGATGAGGATCTCTACATAGCATTAGAGCACGTTGAGAGTTGGACAGGTCGCCTTCTGTTGCCAACCGGAGAAGCGCAGTTTGACAGTCAAGTGAAGCGCTTCCGAGCTGGAGATGTTCTTTTCGGAAAGCTTAGGCCATATCTTGCTAAGGTTGTTCGTCCCAAACAGAGTGGCGTCTGCGTTGGTGAGTTTTTTGTCTTGCGCGCAAGGCCCGTTCTTGCACCTCAGTATTTGGAGGTGGCTCTGCGATCGGCACCGGCTATTGATTTCATAAACAGCTCAACTTACGGTGCCAAGATGCCCCGAGCCGATTGGACGTTCGTTGGGGCAATGCTATTTCCCCTTCCTCCCCTCGCTGAACAAACCGCCATCGTGGAATACCTCGACGCGCAAACGGCCAAAATCGACGCCGCCATTGCCGCCCTCCGCCGCGAAATCGAACTCCTGCGCGAATATCGCGAGCGGCTGATTGCCGATGTGGTCACCGGCAAGGTGGACGTTCGCGAGGTGGCAGCGCGGTTGCCTGAGGAGCCGCAGCTTGAATCAGAACTTACAGAAATAGAGGTACCTGAGGGCAACGACGATGACACAATTGCATCTTCAGACGTATCTTGGGAGACGTAG
- a CDS encoding AAA family ATPase: protein MLERIVLQGYKSIENADVSLRRINVLIGANGAGKSNFVSLFRFMNRLVSRELQTYVAQAGGADQLLHYGRKTTERLHIELWFRQDEDLANRYECTLLPTADDFLVFQEEGVYFHSRQRYERPYLSIHSDQAHKETLLMDWRQSGDRVAYYVLSALNSWQVYHFHDTSASAKVKQTGDLHDNLFLRPNASNLAAYLYLLRETQQAYYRNIVETVRLAAPFFGDFVLRPSPFNPEKIRLEWQERGSDLLFGPHALSDGTLRLICLATLFLQPPDRLPTTIVLDEPELGLHPYAIALLADMVHSASQHTQVILATQSVTLVNQFQPEDILVVDRDQGKTVFRRLAKDEMTAWLEDYGLGDLWEKNLLGGRPSQ, encoded by the coding sequence ATGCTAGAACGAATCGTCCTTCAAGGCTATAAATCAATCGAGAATGCGGATGTTTCACTCCGTCGGATAAATGTGCTAATCGGCGCAAACGGGGCTGGCAAATCGAACTTCGTGAGCCTGTTTCGGTTCATGAACCGCCTCGTGAGCCGGGAACTGCAGACCTACGTAGCGCAGGCTGGTGGGGCCGACCAGCTTCTGCACTACGGCCGTAAGACCACCGAGAGGCTGCACATCGAACTCTGGTTTCGTCAGGATGAGGACTTGGCCAACAGATATGAATGTACTCTGCTTCCCACCGCCGATGATTTTCTGGTTTTTCAAGAGGAGGGGGTTTATTTTCATAGCCGCCAGCGATATGAGCGACCCTACCTCAGCATTCACTCTGACCAGGCCCACAAGGAAACGCTCCTCATGGATTGGAGGCAAAGCGGCGACCGTGTGGCTTATTACGTCTTGAGCGCTCTGAATTCCTGGCAAGTGTATCACTTCCACGACACAAGTGCCTCAGCCAAAGTCAAGCAAACCGGAGACTTGCACGATAATCTCTTCCTGCGCCCTAATGCGTCTAACCTGGCCGCCTACCTGTATTTGCTGCGGGAAACCCAACAAGCCTACTACCGCAACATTGTGGAAACGGTCCGCTTGGCGGCGCCGTTTTTTGGTGATTTCGTGTTGCGTCCATCGCCGTTCAACCCGGAAAAAATCCGACTGGAATGGCAGGAGCGTGGTTCGGACCTCCTCTTTGGCCCCCATGCGCTTTCTGATGGCACGCTCCGGCTCATCTGCCTGGCTACGCTCTTTTTGCAGCCGCCAGACCGTCTCCCCACTACCATTGTCTTGGACGAACCCGAGCTCGGCCTGCATCCCTACGCGATTGCTCTGCTTGCGGACATGGTGCACAGTGCTTCGCAGCACACACAGGTCATCCTGGCAACTCAATCTGTCACGCTCGTCAACCAGTTCCAGCCCGAAGACATTCTGGTCGTTGACCGGGACCAAGGGAAAACGGTGTTTCGCCGTCTCGCCAAAGATGAAATGACCGCCTGGCTGGAAGATTATGGTCTGGGCGATCTGTGGGAGAAAAACCTGCTGGGAGGGCGGCCATCACAATGA